The following coding sequences are from one Natrarchaeobius halalkaliphilus window:
- a CDS encoding aspartate aminotransferase family protein, which yields MPEYTAGSVSNADVEHQYEEYLMPIWKSLNVPVKRASNCVLEDFDGNEYLDLYSGISVTNVGHNNDAVVEAAKDQLDEFVHGCTYVHPHRPAGQLAEKIARITPGELEKTFFCNSGTEAVEGAIKLARKYTGSKEVLALEMSFHGRTLGSLALTGNTSYKAEMAPTINDVSHVAPPYGYRCQRCSGTTCTATCAEQLERVIDTHTSGDLAAVILEPVMGEGGIIVPPVEWIERVQEITHDHDALLIADEVQTGYGRTGEMFASEHFDVVPDILTQAKGIANGLPLGAFTASSDVANAFESGDHLSTFGGNPVTCAAALATIEELEGGILETARANGKWFESQLEELEAEYDVVGQTRGLGLMHGIEIVDPDDGHGPMGVSPAPDPVLAGNVAKRLRKDGIVMGVGGFYKNVLRIQPPLTIGREQLDRTAEELREAIQREVA from the coding sequence ATGCCGGAGTATACCGCTGGAAGTGTTTCGAACGCGGACGTTGAGCACCAATACGAGGAGTACCTGATGCCGATCTGGAAGAGCCTGAACGTTCCAGTCAAGCGGGCATCGAACTGTGTACTCGAGGATTTCGATGGGAACGAGTATCTGGATCTGTACTCGGGAATATCGGTCACGAACGTCGGACACAACAACGATGCCGTCGTCGAAGCAGCAAAAGATCAACTCGACGAGTTCGTTCACGGATGTACCTACGTCCATCCGCACCGACCGGCCGGGCAACTGGCCGAAAAGATCGCTCGAATAACTCCGGGCGAGCTGGAGAAAACGTTCTTCTGTAACTCGGGAACGGAAGCCGTCGAAGGCGCGATCAAACTCGCCCGCAAATACACCGGATCCAAAGAGGTGCTTGCCCTGGAGATGTCGTTCCACGGTCGAACGCTCGGCTCTCTCGCGCTGACGGGTAACACAAGCTACAAAGCGGAGATGGCTCCGACGATCAACGACGTTTCGCACGTCGCTCCACCGTACGGCTATCGTTGCCAACGGTGTTCGGGAACGACGTGTACGGCGACCTGCGCCGAGCAGCTCGAGCGTGTGATCGATACGCACACGTCCGGCGATCTGGCGGCCGTTATTCTCGAGCCCGTGATGGGAGAGGGGGGCATTATCGTTCCCCCGGTTGAGTGGATAGAGCGCGTTCAAGAGATCACTCACGACCACGATGCCCTGTTGATCGCCGACGAAGTACAAACGGGATACGGCCGAACCGGCGAGATGTTCGCCTCCGAGCACTTCGATGTCGTTCCGGATATCCTCACGCAAGCAAAGGGGATCGCTAACGGATTGCCCCTCGGGGCGTTCACCGCAAGCTCCGACGTAGCAAACGCCTTCGAATCCGGGGACCACCTCTCGACGTTCGGCGGCAACCCGGTCACGTGTGCCGCTGCACTGGCGACGATCGAGGAACTCGAGGGCGGCATCCTCGAAACCGCACGAGCGAACGGCAAATGGTTCGAGAGCCAACTCGAAGAGCTGGAAGCGGAGTACGATGTCGTCGGTCAAACGCGAGGGCTCGGTCTCATGCACGGTATCGAGATCGTCGATCCGGACGACGGACACGGCCCGATGGGAGTGTCTCCTGCGCCGGATCCAGTGCTCGCCGGGAACGTCGCGAAGCGGCTGCGAAAGGACGGAATCGTGATGGGTGTCGGCGGGTTCTACAAGAACGTTCTTCGTATTCAGCCTCCGCTTACGATCGGCCGCGAGCAGCTCGATCGGACAGCCGAGGAGCTTCGAGAGGCGATTCAAAGAGAAGTCGCCTGA
- a CDS encoding phage tail protein gives MHDEFALFSAEQRADWNRWAGRNVDTADRSVTLATTPTVHQFPLEVECADFAPVPNGNLLLLGESGDLEVYLDGEDRTSRLDLHDSDSLGVPTAIGATRKQFYLIDGDGDVGVFSRRTRYLERTTTGVVAPVGAVGGERRLYVLDAGGDGDAGFVLAIEPGADPDVVARSLRNPLDLALDADDTLYVLDEPETGPVVYRSENSGSPSEDRTAIDLDLPDGFRPELLAAQTTEQLVLYGDQNGDPMVVVYDLGQNDVLVATELSVELTSLSSATAGTAGDHHRSYARTAAGRVWVLERDWENRKDPENTRYEGYLVGRFDSGERDLEWHRIAFDISRATSGNHVDVRYYASNEDGYTQPIADLPGLTDEHREQLRRVGIDGLWDVIEYTPTALADVVSDLSVGRADTWIDEAREQLRFVFENRGDTQGATGPDDLLLEDATGRYLHVMVRLVGNRHSSPQIHALEAYCPRQSYLRYLPDIYRQAGQRDDFLARYLSIFETVFTDIEANISRSTQYIDAYEIPKDYFPWLNRWFGGEAVLGRAWPETAQRELLERSTELYKLRGTRRGMLELIGLYFDHVEHHEPPWDRARGRAADQLTDLVEAGYLTEDDVRERLADYDERIGISHENKIIIREYSDVERIENDALRQQYADLFGHPRRFQVLIWPTLSDRHVGVIKTIINADKPVYSDVYVERLRQNFRVNTNTYLGINTYVPETKFDVETSTLGSDTRIQ, from the coding sequence ATGCACGACGAATTTGCACTATTCAGCGCGGAGCAACGGGCGGACTGGAACCGATGGGCGGGACGAAACGTCGACACGGCCGATCGGAGTGTCACCCTGGCCACGACGCCAACAGTACACCAGTTTCCACTCGAGGTCGAGTGCGCCGACTTCGCCCCGGTTCCGAACGGAAACCTGCTCTTGCTCGGCGAGAGCGGTGATCTCGAGGTTTACCTCGATGGCGAGGACCGAACAAGTCGACTCGACCTCCACGACAGCGACTCCCTCGGCGTCCCCACGGCTATAGGGGCGACGAGGAAACAGTTCTACCTCATCGACGGTGATGGGGACGTTGGCGTCTTCTCGCGGCGAACCAGGTACCTCGAGCGGACCACGACCGGGGTCGTCGCGCCCGTCGGAGCGGTCGGCGGCGAACGCCGACTGTACGTGCTCGACGCCGGCGGCGACGGCGACGCCGGATTCGTCCTCGCGATCGAGCCGGGTGCCGATCCCGACGTCGTTGCACGGTCCCTCAGGAACCCCCTCGACCTCGCGCTCGACGCGGACGACACGCTGTACGTCCTCGACGAACCCGAGACGGGTCCCGTCGTGTATCGATCCGAGAACTCCGGGTCCCCTTCCGAGGACCGCACGGCCATCGACCTCGATCTCCCGGACGGCTTTCGTCCCGAACTGCTCGCCGCTCAGACGACCGAACAACTCGTCCTCTACGGGGACCAGAATGGCGATCCGATGGTTGTCGTCTACGATCTGGGCCAGAACGACGTACTGGTCGCTACAGAACTGTCGGTCGAGTTGACGTCGCTCTCGAGTGCGACCGCGGGGACGGCTGGCGATCACCACCGTAGTTATGCTCGAACTGCGGCCGGGCGCGTGTGGGTGCTCGAACGAGACTGGGAAAACCGGAAGGATCCGGAGAACACTCGGTACGAGGGCTACCTCGTCGGTCGTTTCGATTCCGGTGAACGCGATCTGGAATGGCATCGGATCGCGTTCGACATCTCACGTGCCACCTCCGGAAATCACGTCGACGTCCGGTACTACGCGTCGAACGAAGACGGCTACACCCAACCGATCGCGGACCTTCCGGGACTGACCGACGAGCACCGAGAACAGTTGCGTCGCGTCGGTATCGATGGCCTCTGGGACGTCATCGAGTACACACCGACGGCCCTCGCGGACGTCGTCTCAGATCTCTCGGTTGGCCGGGCTGACACGTGGATCGACGAGGCTCGTGAACAATTGCGGTTCGTCTTCGAGAACCGTGGGGATACCCAGGGGGCGACTGGACCGGACGATTTGCTCCTCGAGGATGCAACCGGGCGATACCTGCACGTGATGGTTCGGCTGGTTGGAAATCGCCACTCGTCGCCGCAGATTCACGCGCTCGAAGCTTACTGTCCGCGCCAATCGTACCTCCGGTATCTGCCGGATATCTACCGGCAGGCCGGGCAGCGAGACGATTTTCTGGCCCGCTATCTCTCGATTTTCGAAACGGTGTTTACCGATATCGAGGCGAACATCAGCCGGAGCACGCAGTACATCGACGCCTACGAGATTCCCAAAGACTACTTCCCGTGGCTCAACCGGTGGTTCGGCGGCGAAGCAGTTCTCGGCCGTGCCTGGCCCGAGACCGCCCAGCGGGAACTCCTCGAGCGCTCGACGGAGCTCTACAAGCTTCGTGGAACCAGGCGCGGGATGCTCGAACTGATCGGGCTTTATTTCGATCACGTCGAGCATCACGAACCGCCGTGGGACCGCGCTCGCGGGCGTGCGGCCGATCAGCTGACCGACCTCGTAGAAGCGGGTTACCTGACGGAGGACGACGTGCGCGAGCGGCTCGCGGACTACGACGAACGTATCGGGATTAGCCACGAAAACAAGATCATCATCCGCGAGTATTCGGACGTCGAACGGATCGAAAACGACGCCTTGCGCCAGCAGTACGCGGACCTGTTTGGTCATCCGCGACGCTTCCAGGTCCTGATCTGGCCGACACTCTCCGATAGACATGTCGGTGTTATCAAGACCATCATCAATGCCGACAAGCCAGTCTACTCGGACGTCTACGTCGAACGCCTTCGGCAGAATTTTCGCGTGAACACGAACACCTACCTCGGGATCAACACGTACGTTCCCGAGACCAAGTTCGACGTCGAGACGTCAACACTCGGCTCGGACACCAGAATTCAGTGA
- a CDS encoding helix-turn-helix domain-containing protein, whose protein sequence is MYGFDRTETLLDDPIAVLFVDDDQRWAGYLSQRLQRHEPELAVTVAISPNEALQQLQDGTEIDCVVVPDGTSRIDGLRLRERVRETEPNLPFLVVADRRSERLERVAATDPATTYLITGGDDDPLSLYVGKIASVVDRYRLRNLFGELETQHETLTEQIPGAVAIVQDDTFVVWNRALSDLSGYDDSQLNTMYPVTDLFHHADQSGVRSKLLDWYESPADQGHDARLVTEAEAVRHCHLTGRPVTHDDSPALLVTIRDRTTQRRRKRKLEWETELNRTIQQALVDSRTRAEMEEHICTQLCTYGYDLAWTGTVDDTEIVPQVVAGDDQINVSSRTFDIAGRDDAAPSVWAARLREPQFVNDLTGLLDADWQQRALRAGYRSGGAIPLLYEDVFYGVLAVYHTRLEQFDETERSLLRSLADLLAFAIHDVKTRQALSSNERVTLQLNVEGDAYYLTDIARRVGSRSGQFVVHGTTRHDAYRTRQYVTVDGVPIDRFGEVARSHPAVESVTEINSSGTTARFQLVVTQETPQSRLATLGALVNRTVVRIDGAELAIELPRSIDVAETVNHLAQRFDVSTESITDFRSLPPTNNQYSPADIDSFTDKQEAALSAAFHHGYFEQPRKNTAEEIATALGISHSTFLQHLRVAEQKLLEELYGK, encoded by the coding sequence ATGTACGGTTTCGATCGAACCGAGACGCTGCTCGACGACCCGATTGCGGTCCTGTTCGTCGACGACGACCAGCGGTGGGCAGGGTACCTCTCGCAACGACTCCAGCGACACGAGCCCGAACTGGCGGTGACGGTCGCGATTAGCCCGAACGAAGCACTGCAACAACTGCAGGACGGGACCGAAATCGACTGCGTAGTCGTCCCCGACGGAACCAGCCGAATCGACGGACTGCGACTGCGTGAACGGGTCCGAGAGACGGAGCCAAACCTGCCGTTTCTCGTCGTCGCCGATCGCCGGAGCGAGCGACTCGAACGCGTCGCGGCAACAGACCCCGCGACCACGTATTTGATCACCGGTGGCGACGACGACCCCCTCTCACTGTACGTCGGAAAGATCGCGTCGGTCGTGGATCGGTACCGGCTCCGGAACCTGTTCGGCGAGCTGGAAACCCAGCACGAAACGTTGACCGAACAGATACCGGGCGCTGTCGCCATCGTCCAGGACGACACGTTCGTCGTGTGGAACCGGGCGCTGAGCGACCTGTCGGGGTACGACGACTCACAGCTCAACACGATGTATCCGGTGACCGACCTGTTCCACCATGCGGATCAGTCTGGAGTACGCTCGAAACTACTCGACTGGTACGAGTCACCGGCCGATCAGGGACACGACGCTCGACTCGTCACGGAGGCTGAAGCGGTCCGTCACTGTCACCTGACCGGCCGGCCGGTCACCCACGACGACTCGCCGGCACTGCTCGTAACTATCCGGGACAGAACCACCCAGCGGCGACGGAAGCGAAAGCTCGAGTGGGAGACGGAGCTGAACCGGACAATTCAGCAAGCGCTGGTCGATTCCCGAACCAGAGCCGAGATGGAAGAGCACATCTGCACCCAGCTCTGTACGTACGGGTACGATCTCGCCTGGACGGGAACGGTCGACGATACCGAGATCGTTCCACAGGTTGTCGCCGGCGACGATCAGATCAACGTCTCCTCTCGAACCTTCGATATCGCGGGCCGAGACGATGCCGCTCCGAGCGTCTGGGCCGCCCGACTGCGAGAGCCCCAGTTCGTCAACGACCTCACGGGGTTACTCGACGCAGACTGGCAACAGCGCGCGCTCAGAGCCGGCTATCGGTCCGGCGGGGCGATCCCCCTCCTCTACGAGGACGTCTTCTACGGCGTCCTCGCCGTCTACCACACCCGACTCGAGCAGTTCGACGAGACGGAACGGTCGCTACTGCGTTCGCTCGCGGATCTCCTCGCGTTCGCGATCCACGACGTCAAGACCAGACAGGCGCTTTCTTCGAACGAGCGGGTCACCCTCCAGTTGAACGTCGAGGGAGACGCCTACTACCTCACCGACATCGCTCGCCGCGTTGGTTCTCGTTCTGGCCAGTTCGTCGTTCATGGGACGACGCGACACGACGCGTACCGGACGCGCCAGTACGTCACCGTCGACGGGGTACCGATCGACCGTTTCGGGGAGGTTGCCCGTTCGCACCCGGCCGTGGAATCGGTCACCGAGATCAATTCGTCGGGGACGACGGCCCGGTTTCAGCTCGTGGTTACACAAGAGACGCCACAGTCGCGGCTGGCGACCCTCGGTGCACTCGTCAACCGAACGGTCGTCAGGATCGACGGGGCCGAACTCGCGATCGAACTCCCGCGATCGATCGACGTGGCCGAGACCGTCAACCACCTCGCGCAACGTTTCGACGTCTCGACCGAATCGATTACCGACTTCAGGTCGCTACCGCCGACGAACAACCAGTACTCGCCGGCAGATATCGATTCGTTTACGGACAAACAGGAGGCGGCACTCAGTGCCGCCTTCCATCACGGCTACTTCGAGCAACCGAGAAAAAACACCGCAGAAGAGATCGCCACCGCACTCGGCATCAGTCATTCAACGTTCCTCCAGCACTTGCGAGTCGCCGAGCAGAAACTCCTCGAAGAGCTGTACGGGAAGTGA
- the lhgO gene encoding L-2-hydroxyglutarate oxidase, whose protein sequence is MSDYDVAIIGGGCIGCSTATHLAEGSDFDVCVIEKEYQLGSHQSGRNSGVLHPGFNYPPGSLKAKFSTEGTTRMKEYLTEHNLPLETTGVLVVATDETERRRLSELKRRADENGVKAEIIEGERSVREYEPYAKGNAALYCPEAASIDSQQYVYQLAADAKDGGVEFYMGHRVESVRYEGEHVITTSSGELTSRYLVNAAGLYADKIADELGVGEEYQIVPFRGEYYELVPGMEDVCESMIYPTPDPDLPFLGVHYTRRADGKVIVGPNAVLAFGRESYRNTAIDFTELRETLSYSGFWKLLGSREMARVAWNELNKSYRKERFVSAARTLVPTVRENDLTRSYAGIRAQLVDSDGTLVKDPLLSEGVRSLHVLNAVSPGLTSSLPFGERIAQRTIDSLE, encoded by the coding sequence ATGTCCGACTACGACGTCGCCATTATCGGCGGCGGATGCATCGGTTGTTCCACGGCAACCCACCTCGCTGAAGGTTCCGACTTCGACGTCTGCGTCATCGAAAAGGAGTACCAGCTGGGTTCACACCAGAGCGGTCGCAACTCCGGCGTGCTCCATCCGGGATTCAACTATCCGCCGGGATCGCTGAAGGCGAAGTTCAGCACCGAAGGGACGACGCGCATGAAGGAGTATCTGACCGAGCACAATTTACCGCTCGAGACCACCGGCGTGCTCGTCGTCGCAACCGACGAGACCGAACGGCGGCGGCTCTCCGAGCTGAAACGCCGGGCGGATGAAAACGGAGTCAAAGCGGAGATCATCGAGGGAGAGCGATCGGTGCGAGAATACGAACCCTACGCGAAGGGAAACGCAGCCCTCTACTGTCCGGAAGCCGCCTCCATCGACTCCCAGCAGTACGTCTACCAGCTTGCTGCCGACGCAAAGGACGGAGGTGTCGAGTTCTACATGGGCCATCGCGTCGAGAGCGTCCGTTACGAAGGAGAACACGTCATCACGACCTCGAGTGGAGAACTGACGTCTCGCTATCTCGTCAACGCCGCCGGGCTGTATGCGGACAAGATCGCCGACGAACTCGGCGTCGGCGAGGAGTATCAGATCGTTCCGTTCCGCGGAGAGTACTACGAACTCGTTCCGGGAATGGAAGACGTCTGCGAGTCGATGATCTATCCGACCCCGGACCCCGACCTTCCGTTTCTCGGGGTACACTACACCCGCCGTGCCGACGGCAAAGTCATCGTCGGACCGAACGCAGTCCTCGCGTTCGGTCGCGAATCGTATCGAAACACGGCGATCGATTTCACTGAGCTCCGTGAGACGCTTTCGTACAGCGGGTTCTGGAAGTTGCTCGGTTCTCGAGAGATGGCTCGAGTCGCGTGGAACGAACTCAACAAGTCGTATCGTAAAGAGCGATTTGTATCTGCCGCACGGACGCTCGTCCCGACCGTTCGTGAGAACGATCTGACGAGGAGTTACGCCGGAATTCGTGCTCAACTGGTCGACAGCGACGGAACACTGGTCAAGGATCCGCTGTTGAGCGAAGGAGTGCGATCACTCCACGTTCTCAACGCCGTCTCTCCGGGGCTGACGTCGTCGCTCCCGTTCGGAGAACGGATCGCACAGCGGACGATCGACTCGCTCGAGTGA
- a CDS encoding putative baseplate assembly protein, protein MVEIPDLDDREFEDVLSEAKRQLPIYTDEWTDHNAHDSGIAILELLTWLAESYTYQLNRVTDEHREKYLRLLGVKRRLPTSARVRVGVEPPSGADGQTIPAGATLVADDGSGDVKAFETVSPTTITEATIDKIVTYAGGDIVNTTAEATTGETRFQAFGDDPSVGDALYVGFDGDPFADAQTLTLTFDLYDDDLPQPASHGEMEGSFDPSVELVWEFPKAYERWTDDDAWESLSVLEDGANAFYDGGDVVLERPPDGANRTRQRDPIGILEQDQGLYWIRCRILRSGYEFPPQFDTVRLNMLEVSHRNTVENEVLERTDGSIETTYESNQEFFFQNAPVLNAEIDVDGERWTEIDDLDRSNSLGTHYVLDHMRGSIRFGDGENGRKPPVRARVVATEYVHGGGTEGNVSANSRWEFLREDARLGETPLPEVTLTPNGPADGGRDMEPIDDAIDRFKRDFKRPYRAATLDDFVYVATHTPGLRFGRAHATATERTVDGRDYREIDVVVVPYSRQTRPKPSEGFVDAVQTHLDRTRLVTDVVSVSEPTYVDVDVNVVVSALSGYTDAELTAAITETLLTFLHPIEAGGWPFGHPLYISDVVDIIEDLPGIGAVETVSVTARGERRINEYGDVLIDDSALFALTERNVRVTIGE, encoded by the coding sequence ATGGTCGAGATACCGGACCTCGACGACCGTGAGTTCGAAGATGTTCTCTCGGAGGCGAAACGACAGCTTCCAATTTACACCGACGAGTGGACCGACCACAACGCTCACGACAGTGGCATCGCGATCCTCGAGTTGCTGACGTGGCTCGCGGAATCGTATACCTATCAGCTCAATCGGGTTACCGACGAACACCGCGAAAAGTACCTCCGGTTGCTCGGGGTCAAGCGCCGGCTCCCGACGTCCGCCCGGGTACGAGTCGGCGTCGAGCCCCCGTCGGGTGCTGACGGCCAGACGATTCCTGCGGGAGCAACGCTCGTCGCAGACGACGGCTCCGGTGACGTCAAGGCCTTCGAAACAGTCTCACCGACGACGATCACTGAAGCCACAATCGACAAGATCGTCACCTATGCAGGCGGGGACATCGTCAACACCACCGCGGAAGCGACGACGGGTGAGACTCGCTTCCAGGCGTTCGGCGACGACCCGAGTGTCGGTGACGCCCTTTACGTCGGGTTCGACGGCGACCCGTTTGCCGACGCCCAGACGCTGACGCTGACGTTCGATCTGTACGACGACGATCTTCCCCAGCCCGCGAGTCACGGCGAGATGGAGGGGTCGTTCGATCCCTCCGTCGAACTCGTCTGGGAGTTCCCGAAGGCCTACGAGCGCTGGACGGACGACGACGCCTGGGAATCGCTCTCGGTTCTCGAGGACGGAGCTAACGCGTTTTACGACGGAGGCGACGTCGTCCTCGAGCGACCGCCGGACGGTGCGAACAGGACTCGCCAGCGCGATCCGATCGGCATCCTCGAACAGGATCAGGGACTGTACTGGATCCGGTGTCGAATCCTGCGCTCGGGGTACGAGTTCCCGCCCCAGTTCGACACCGTTCGACTCAACATGCTCGAGGTCAGCCATCGCAACACCGTCGAGAACGAAGTGCTCGAACGCACGGACGGTTCGATCGAAACGACCTACGAGTCGAACCAGGAGTTCTTTTTCCAGAACGCTCCGGTGCTGAACGCCGAGATCGACGTCGACGGTGAGCGATGGACCGAAATCGACGATCTCGATCGTTCGAATTCGCTCGGAACCCACTACGTGCTCGACCATATGCGCGGCTCGATCAGGTTCGGTGACGGTGAAAACGGTCGGAAGCCGCCCGTCAGAGCGCGCGTCGTCGCGACGGAATACGTTCACGGTGGGGGGACCGAAGGGAACGTCTCGGCAAACTCCAGGTGGGAGTTCCTTCGCGAGGACGCGAGGCTTGGAGAGACACCGCTCCCGGAGGTCACGCTTACGCCCAACGGCCCCGCCGACGGAGGGCGCGATATGGAACCGATCGACGATGCGATCGACCGGTTCAAGCGCGATTTCAAGCGACCGTACCGGGCGGCGACTCTCGACGATTTCGTCTACGTTGCGACCCATACGCCCGGGTTGCGGTTCGGACGGGCACACGCGACGGCCACCGAACGGACCGTCGACGGTCGGGACTATCGGGAAATCGACGTCGTCGTGGTCCCCTACAGTCGTCAGACGAGACCGAAACCGAGTGAGGGGTTCGTCGACGCAGTCCAGACACACCTCGATCGGACACGACTCGTCACTGACGTCGTGTCCGTCTCGGAACCGACGTACGTCGACGTCGACGTCAATGTCGTCGTTTCGGCGCTGTCGGGTTACACCGACGCGGAGTTGACCGCGGCGATCACCGAGACGCTGCTGACGTTCCTCCATCCGATCGAGGCCGGTGGCTGGCCATTTGGTCACCCGCTGTACATCTCCGACGTCGTCGACATCATCGAGGATCTACCCGGCATCGGTGCTGTCGAAACGGTCTCGGTGACCGCACGCGGTGAACGCCGAATCAACGAGTACGGAGACGTCCTGATCGACGACAGCGCGCTGTTCGCGCTGACGGAACGAAACGTGAGAGTGACAATTGGTGAGTGA